The stretch of DNA GCACAGGCCTGCTCCAACCGAGCCAGCAGCTGCGCCACGAGCTGTTGTGAGAGTGCATTGCGGTTGGCGGGTGAGTCAAGGGTGATCGTGGCAATTCCCGCTGCAAGCCCATAATGCACCAGCTCAGCTTCAGCAGTTCCGCCCCTGACTGTGATTCGGTAGCCATGGATCAGTAGCTCTTGGGCAGGCCGAGCGAGTGTTAGGCCACGAAGTTCAGCACCATCTCTCGGCTCACCGGGGCCACCCGGCCTATTCGGGCCAGGCCGAGCATCTGCGCCAGACCATATTCCTTGCTCAAACCATTCCCACCCAAGGACTGGATGGCGGTGTCGAGAGCGTTGATACTGGCCTCGGCAGCGGAGTACTTGGCCATGTTGGCAGCCTCGCCGGCAGCCTTGTCTTCGCCGGCGTCGTACAGGGCTGCCGCACGGAGCATCATGAGCCGGCTCAGTTCAACCTCAATATGGCTTTTGGCCAACGGGTGGGCAATGCCTTGGTGCGCGCCGATGGGCTGTCCCCACACTTGCCGTTCCTTGACGTAATCAACGGCCTTGTTGATGGCGTAGCGCCCGGTTCCGACGGCGATGGCCGAGGCCATGATGCGCTCGGGGTTCAGACCTGCAAACAAGGCTTCCANGGGTGCATCCGCCCCTCCCACCAGAGCCCCGGCAGGTAGGCGAACATCGTCCAGGAACAGCAGGTACTGCTTCTCAGACTCGACGATGTCCATCTCCACCTCCCGGTATTCAAAGCCGGGAGTTTCCCGCGGCAGCACAAACATGGCTGGGCGTAGGCGCCCGCTGCGCTCATCCACGGTGCGGGCCACTATGAGGACGTAGTCGGCGTTGTTGACTCCGGTGACGTAGACCTTGCGCCCGTTCAGGACCCAATCGTCTCCGTCGCGCCGGGCCACGGTTGAGATGTTGTGGGAGTTGGAGCCGGCTTCAGGTTCGGTGATGCCAAAGGCCATGACGATGGAGCCGTCGGCAAAGCCGGGCAACCAGCGCTGTTTCTGCTCATCAGTACCGTATTTAGCGATCACGGTGCCGCAAATGGCGGGTGATACCACCATCATGATCAAGGAGGACCCTAGTGCGGAGCACTCCTCAAGCACTGCTGCCAGTTCATAGATGCCCTGCCCGCCGCCGCCGTATTCCTCCGGTATGGAGACGCCCAGAAATCCGGACTCGCCGAGTTCCTGCCATAGCTCGGTCATGGTTTCCCCAGCACGGGCGTGCTTGGTGGCGTATTCTGCCCCGTATTTGCGCACGATGTCACGCACTGCGCTGCGCAGGGCCTGCTGTTCTTCTGTTTCAACAATGCTCATCGGGTGCTCCTCATTGAGTTGGTCTTTACGTTGCTGCCCGGAATGTGCGCCTGGAACAACTGGCGCGGGGCTCATTCAAGCTGCGCTTCCACGACTGCCAGGACCATGCCCACGTCGACGTTTTGTCCCACAGTGACGTGCAGTTCGGCAACAATCCCGTCCGCTGGTGCCCCGATGGTGTGCAGCATCTTCATGGCTTCCAACACCAGAAGCGGCTGACCCGCCGTCACCTGATCCCNCGCAGCGACATGCACGTTCACCACAGCGCCGGGCATGGNGGCTGTCAGGGAACCTGCCGCCACGGCAAGGCTGGGGTCCGGGAAATGCTCCACCTCCCTGAAGGTGATGGAGCCGCCGTCGCCGTCAACCTCAAGAACAGTCCCGGCGGAAGTGGCGTAGTGAGCTACCGTCCAGGAACGCACTAGTCCATCCAGCTCCAGGCTCACCTTCTCGGCACTGAGCTGGACCACGGCGGCACCTCCGAACCCCTCTGCGGCCAGCCCGTCTCGGGTGATCTCATATGACACGTTGTGTTNCCCGGCCGGGCCTATCAGCGTGGTGTGCTGTGGCATGGACCGCAGGTTCCGCCAACCGCTGGGTAGTAGCCTCAGCGCGAGGGCTTGTTCGCGGCGCAACGACGCTGCCGCAAGGGCTGCTGCGAGCGCCGCTGCTTNTTCCTCGTCCGCTCCGGCCACGGNGGCCGCCAATACCTCGAGCCCGTGAGTGGGCAGGAATGCGGTATCTGTTGCACCGGCGAGAAAGTCCTCGTGTCGCAGGATGTTCACCAGCAGGTCCCGGTTAGTACGGACACCGTGGATCCGTGCACGGGACAATGCCTGAGCCAGTGAGCGGGCCGCCTCCACCCGGGTGGGCGCCCAGGCAATGAGCTTGGCCAGCATGGGATCGTAATGGATAGAGACGGTGGAGCCAGCTTCCACAGCGGAGTCCAAACGCAGCCCGCGCTCACGGGTGGGTACCGCAAAGTTGGCAGCCAGCCCAGCAAAGTCGAAGCGCTGCACCGTCCCGGTCTGCGGGGCCCAGCCAGCGGCAGGATCCTCAGCATAGAGGCGCACCTCAATGGCGGAGCCCTGTGGTGCAGGTGGTTGTTNCGGCCAAGGCAACCCTGCTGCCACGTCAAGCTGAAGCGCCACCAGGTCCAACCCGGTGGTGCACTCGGTGACGGGGTGTTCCACCTGCAGGCGCGTGTTGGTCTCGAGGAAGTAAAAGCGTCCGGAGTCATCGGCTAAGAATTCCACCGTTCCGGCACCCACGTAGTTGACAGCCTTGGCCGCCGCAACGGCCGCCGCAAACAACTTCGCACGCATACCGGNGGTTCGCTCCACCAACGGTGAAGGCGCCTCTTCCACAACTTNTTGGTGCCGCCGCTGGATGGAGCATTCGCGCTCCCCTACCGCCCAGACGGTGCCGTGGGTGTCAGCCATGATTTGCACTTCAACGTGGTGGCCGGTTTCCAGGTACGGCTCGCAAAAGACAGTTCCATCACCGAAGGCGCTCGCCGCTTCTGTACGGGCAGTCTCAAGTTCGGCTGGCAAATCTGCCACTGCGCGCACTATGCGCATACCGCGGCCGCCACCACCGGCGGAGGCCTTAATGAGCACGGGCAGCTGCGCCTCGGTGATAGTGGCAGGGTCCAACTCGCTCAGCACCGGCACTCCACCTTCTGCCACCAGGAGCTTGGCTGAAATCTNTGTCCCCATGGCATCAATGGCTTCCGGGGACGGTCCAATCCAGATCAGCCCGGCAGCTTGAACACTCCTGGCAAAATCGCCGTTCTCAGACAAGAACCCATACCCCGGGTGGATGGCGTTCGCCCGGGCCCGCAGAGCGGCGGCAATGATGAGCTCCCCGCGCAGGTACGTTTCAGCGGCACTAGCCCCTGGCAGGTGCACCGCGGTGTCGGCCTCCGCTACGAAGGNGGCTTCGGCGTCGGCCGTGGAATACACAGCGACAGTGCCGATGCCGCGCTCGCGGCAGCTGTGGAACACGCGGCGGGCAATTTCGCCACGGTTGGCCACGAGCACACGGGTGATCGGCGCTGCACTGGTGGGCGCGTTGGTGAAGGGTTGGCGCATGAGTGTCATCCTTGGCTCACATCCGGAAGACGCCGAAGCCCTCGGCGCCCTTGATTTCGGTGGTGGCGATGGCAGAAAGTGCCAGGCCCAAAACATTGCGGGTGTCGCGGGNGTCGATGATGCCGTCGTCGTACAACTTCCCGGAGAGGAAAGTGGGCAGCGACTCCGCCTCGATCTGCGCCTCAACGGCCGAGCGCATGGCGGCGTCGGCGTCCTCATCAAAGTCGCGTCCGCTGGATGCTGCCGCGGCCCTGCCCACAATGGACATGACGCCTGCCAGTTGCGCGGCCCNCATGACGGAGGATCGGGCGCTGGGCCAGGAGAACAGGAATCGCGGATCAAAGGCTCGCCCGCACATGCCGTAATGCCCTGCCCCGAAGGATGCACCCATCAGAACTGACAGGTGCGGGACGGTGGAGTTGGAGACGGCGTTGATCATCATGGAACCGTGCTTGATGATCCCGGCCTGCTCGTATTCCTTGCCCACCATGTAGCCGGTGGTGTTGTGCAGGAACAGCAGCGNGGTGTTGGCGGAGTTGGCGAGCTGGATGAATTGGGCGGCTTNTTGCGCCTCGGCGGAGAACAGCACGCCGCGCGCATTGGCCAGGATACCCACCGGGTGGCCATAGATCCTGGCCCAACCCGTCACCAAGGACGTGCCGTACAGCGCCTTGAACTCATCGAAGTCACTGCCATCAACAACCCGCGCGATGACCTCACGGGGATCGAAGGGGATCTTCAGGTCTGAGGGGACGATCCCCAATAGCTCTTCCTCAGCCAGTCGGGGCTCTTGGGAGACGGCAGGCGTTGCACCCTTNNTAACCCAGTTGAGCCGTGCCACAATCCGCCGGCCAATACGCAGCGCATCCATCTCATCCAGTGCGTAGTAATCCGCAAGTCCGGAGATGCGGGCGTGCATGTCAGCACCGCCGAGGGATTCGTCATCTGATTCCTCCCNCGTGGCCATCTTCACCAGCGGTGGGCCGGCCAGGAAAACCTTGGAACGTTCCTTGATCATGACAATGTGATCACTCATGCCAGGAACGTACGCGCCCCCAGCCGTGGAGTTGCCAAACACCAGTGCGATGGNTGGAATTCCTGCGGCCGAAAGCCGGGTGAGGTCCCGGAACAGCTTGCCGCCGGGAATGAAGATTTCGCTCTGCGTGGGCAGATCCGCTCCGCCTGATTCAACCAGTGAGATCACCGGCAGCCGGTTCTCCCTGGCGATGTCCAGGGCGCGGAAGATTTTCTTGGTGGTGTACGGGTTCGAGGTACCACCCTTGACGGTGGGCTCGTGCGCCACAATCAAGCACTCCACACCTTCCACCACGCCAATGCCCGTCACGACACTGGCACCCACATGGAATTTAGTGCCCCACGCGGCCAAGGGCGAGAGCTCAAGAANAGGAGAGTCCCTGTCAACGAGCATTTCAACCCGCTCGCGGGCCAGCAGCTTCCCGCGTTTGCGGTGCCTGGTGACCGCCTTTTCGCCTCCACTTTGGCGCACCTTGGCGTATTCGCCGTCGAGCTCGGTCAGCTTCTGAACCATGGCCGCCCTATTGGCGGTGAAGTCGGCACTGAGCGGGTCAATGGTTGTGCGCAAAACGCTCACAGTAATTCCTCCGGAATCGGTAGGTGGCGGGCCCGAAGCCATTCGCCCAAAGCCTTGGCCTGCGCGTCAAAGCGGGCGTTGGAGGCCACACCTTCACCGAGCAGGCCACGAATAACAAAGTTCACGGCGTGCAGTTTTGGCAGCACATGCCGTTCGATTTCCAATGCCTGAGTTTCCGGCAACAGCTCNCTGAGCGTTTCCACACTCAAGGTGTTGACCAGCCAGGGCCACGCCTGTTCGTGCTCAACCCACACACCGACGTTGGCGTCCCCGCCTTTATCCCCGCTGCGGGCCGCCGCCACCCGGCCCAGTGGGGCACGCGTCGTCGTTCCTGACTGCGGCAATGATGGCAGTTCCGGCTCGGGAACCGGTGCCAGTGCGACGGCGGAAGTGACAGTTCCGCTNGGGGGCGGGAGCAGGATTTCGGTACCGTCAGGCAGCACAACCTTGTGTGGGACTTCGCTGGCGGCAACCCAGCCGGGCCGGTAGATACCGTACGGTGCGGCATTGCCGGNNGGTGAGGTGAGATGGAAACCCGGGTAGCTGGCCAGGCCAATCTGCACGGCCGCGTTGGAGAACGCACGGCCCACCAGCGCGGGGTCGGTGCCGCGAGCTACGCAATGGAGCATGGCGCTGGACTCTTCGCAGTTGTCCGCATCAGGGTGATCGGTGCGGGCAAGGCTCCAGCGTGTGCCTTCGGGAACTACCTCCGCGAGCTGGCTTTTGATCAGTGCCGCTTTNTTGTCAATATCCAGTCCGGTTAGCACGAACGTCACCTCGTTGCGGTAGCCACCCAACTCGTTGATGGAGACCTTCAGCGTGTCCGGCGGCGCCTCCCNNCGCACACCGGAGAGTCGCACCCGGTCCGGGCCGTCGTCGTCAAGGGCAATGGAGTCAAGACGTAGCACAGCGTCCGGTCCGGCATAGCGGGCGCCGGTGATCTCGTAGACGAGTTGCGCGGTGACGGTGCCTTTGCTAACTGCCCCGGAGGTACCCGGGTGCTTGGTGATCACGGACGATCCGTCACTGGAAATCTCGGCGATGGGGAAACCGGGGCGGTGCATGTCCTTGATGGTGTCAAAGAAGGCGTAGTTTCCACCGGTTGCTTGGGTGCCGCACTCAATAACGTGCCCGGCAGCCATGGACCCGGCGATTTTGTCATAGTCGGTGGGCTGCCAACCGAAATGGTGCGCGGCAGCACCCACCACCAGTGAGGCATCGGTGACGCGGCCGGTGACCACAACGTCAGCCCTGCGCCCNAGGGCTGCGGCGATGCCCCAGCCACCCAGGTAGGCATTGGCAGAAAGTGGGCTTCCAGCTGGCGTGCCGAAACCCAACTCTGCGGCACGGTCAATGAGGTCATCGCCGTACACGTGGGCAATTTTGGCGTCCACACCCAGCATGGCTGTCAGTTCTTGGAGCTTGGCCGCCAATCCTGCNGGGTTGAGCCCTCCGGCGTTGACCACAATCTTTACGCCCTTNTCCATCGCCAACGCGAGGCTTTCGCGCATCTCAGCCAGGAACGTTTTCGCGTAACCGGTGGATGGGTCCTTGGCCCGGTCGCGGGCCAGGATCAGCATGGTCAGCTCGGCAAGGTAGTCCCCGGTAATAACATCCACCGGGCCACCCTCAAGCATCTCCCTGAAGGCCCCGGCCCTGTCACCGTAGAATCCGGAGGCGTTGGCAACGCGCAGCGTACTCATGCGGAGGGCTCAGCGGTGGGGGCTCCGGTGGCGGTGTTAGCAGGCTGCCGTCCCGCAGGCTGCCGTCCCTCAGGCTGCCGTCCCTCTCCGGGAGGACCGGCAAATGCCTGCACAATATCCAGCCATTTCTCCGCCTGTGGTCCTTGCGCTGACAGCGACAGATCGTCGCGGTGCCGGCGTTGGGTTGCCAGGAGGGCAAAGTCAAGAGCCGTGCCCGTGACCCGGTCAGCGGCATCGACTGGACCCCAGGTCCACAATTCACCGGAGGGGCTTTCAAGCTCAACCCTGAATTCATGTTCGGGCGGGATCTGCTTGTTCGCCTTGAAGGCAAAGTCGCGGGTCCGCACGGCCAAATGTGCAATGTGGCGCAGCCTGTCTGTGGGCTCACGGGTAATGCCCAAGGCATCAGCAATGTCTTGGCCGTGGGCCCACGTTTCCATGATGCGGGCGGTCGCCATGGAGGCGGCGCTCATGGGCGGCCCAAACCACTCCAGCTTGGTGCCCGGGGCAAGAGTACTCAGGGACGTTGCCATCCGGCGTCGGCCATGCCTCCACTGCTCCAGCAATTGCGTTGGCGGCAGGGAAGCCAGCTCCGCAGCGGCCGAGTCAATGGAGACTGNCCCTGAGCTCAGATCCGCCGTGAGGGCCGCAAAGGCAGCAGGAGCTCCGTTGGCAGCCGCCACGGCGTCATTGACGGCACCATCTGTCCACGCCAGATGGCCAATTTGGTGGCTGATGCTCCAACCGGGAGCAGGCGTGGAACGGGACCAATCGGCATCGGTCAAGGCCAGCAAAATCTCATCAAGGGCTGCCGATTCAGATTCAAAGTCGGCCAGAACATCCACAACATCCACCATTAAAAGAACTCCCTCGTTCCAGTATTAGCCTCACAACTTATTGGACTAAGGCCCGGCATTGGAATACTCCGGAGCACCCACTCCTTTAGTATGTGAGCTGCATCATAAAAAGCAAGCACGCTTGCTTGTTTCCCTTTATG from Arthrobacter polaris encodes:
- a CDS encoding biotin carboxylase N-terminal domain-containing protein, which translates into the protein MRQPFTNAPTSAAPITRVLVANRGEIARRVFHSCRERGIGTVAVYSTADAEAXFVAEADTAVHLPGASAAETYLRGELIIAAALRARANAIHPGYGFLSENGDFARSVQAAGLIWIGPSPEAIDAMGTXISAKLLVAEGGVPVLSELDPATITEAQLPVLIKASAGGGGRGMRIVRAVADLPAELETARTEAASAFGDGTVFCEPYLETGHHVEVQIMADTHGTVWAVGERECSIQRRHQXVVEEAPSPLVERTXGMRAKLFAAAVAAAKAVNYVGAGTVEFLADDSGRFYFLETNTRLQVEHPVTECTTGLDLVALQLDVAAGLPWPXQPPAPQGSAIEVRLYAEDPAAGWAPQTGTVQRFDFAGLAANFAVPTRERGLRLDSAVEAGSTVSIHYDPMLAKLIAWAPTRVEAARSLAQALSRARIHGVRTNRDLLVNILRHEDFLAGATDTAFLPTHGLEVLAAXVAGADEEXAAALAAALAAASLRREQALALRLLPSGWRNLRSMPQHTTLIGPAGXHNVSYEITRDGLAAEGFGGAAVVQLSAEKVSLELDGLVRSWTVAHYATSAGTVLEVDGDGGSITFREVEHFPDPSLAVAAGSLTAXMPGAVVNVHVAAXDQVTAGQPLLVLEAMKMLHTIGAPADGIVAELHVTVGQNVDVGMVLAVVEAQLE
- a CDS encoding TIGR03084 family metal-binding protein, which codes for MVDVVDVLADFESESAALDEILLALTDADWSRSTPAPGWSISHQIGHLAWTDGAVNDAVAAANGAPAAFAALTADLSSGXVSIDSAAAELASLPPTQLLEQWRHGRRRMATSLSTLAPGTKLEWFGPPMSAASMATARIMETWAHGQDIADALGITREPTDRLRHIAHLAVRTRDFAFKANKQIPPEHEFRVELESPSGELWTWGPVDAADRVTGTALDFALLATQRRHRDDLSLSAQGPQAEKWLDIVQAFAGPPGEGRQPEGRQPAGRQPANTATGAPTAEPSA
- a CDS encoding acyl-CoA dehydrogenase family protein; the encoded protein is MSIVETEEQQALRSAVRDIVRKYGAEYATKHARAGETMTELWQELGESGFLGVSIPEEYGGGGQGIYELAAVLEECSALGSSLIMMVVSPAICGTVIAKYGTDEQKQRWLPGFADGSIVMAFGITEPEAGSNSHNISTVARRDGDDWVLNGRKVYVTGVNNADYVLIVARTVDERSGRLRPAMFVLPRETPGFEYREVEMDIVESEKQYLLFLDDVRLPAGALVGGADAPXEALFAGLNPERIMASAIAVGTGRYAINKAVDYVKERQVWGQPIGAHQGIAHPLAKSHIEVELSRLMMLRAAALYDAGEDKAAGEAANMAKYSAAEASINALDTAIQSLGGNGLSKEYGLAQMLGLARIGRVAPVSREMVLNFVA
- a CDS encoding acyclic terpene utilization AtuA family protein, whose amino-acid sequence is MSTLRVANASGFYGDRAGAFREMLEGGPVDVITGDYLAELTMLILARDRAKDPSTGYAKTFLAEMRESLALAMXKGVKIVVNAGGLNPAGLAAKLQELTAMLGVDAKIAHVYGDDLIDRAAELGFGTPAGSPLSANAYLGGWGIAAALGRRADVVVTGRVTDASLVVGAAAHHFGWQPTDYDKIAGSMAAGHVIECGTQATGGNYAFFDTIKDMHRPGFPIAEISSDGSSVITKHPGTSGAVSKGTVTAQLVYEITGARYAGPDAVLRLDSIALDDDGPDRVRLSGVRXEAPPDTLKVSINELGGYRNEVTFVLTGLDIDXKAALIKSQLAEVVPEGTRWSLARTDHPDADNCEESSAMLHCVARGTDPALVGRAFSNAAVQIGLASYPGFHLTSPXGNAAPYGIYRPGWVAASEVPHKVVLPDGTEILLPPPSGTVTSAVALAPVPEPELPSLPQSGTTTRAPLGRVAAARSGDKGGDANVGVWVEHEQAWPWLVNTLSVETLXELLPETQALEIERHVLPKLHAVNFVIRGLLGEGVASNARFDAQAKALGEWLRARHLPIPEELL
- a CDS encoding acyl-CoA carboxylase subunit beta — protein: MSVLRTTIDPLSADFTANRAAMVQKLTELDGEYAKVRQSGGEKAVTRHRKRGKLLARERVEMLVDRDSPXLELSPLAAWGTKFHVGASVVTGIGVVEGVECLIVAHEPTVKGGTSNPYTTKKIFRALDIARENRLPVISLVESGGADLPTQSEIFIPGGKLFRDLTRLSAAGIPXIALVFGNSTAGGAYVPGMSDHIVMIKERSKVFLAGPPLVKMATXEESDDESLGGADMHARISGLADYYALDEMDALRIGRRIVARLNWVXKGATPAVSQEPRLAEEELLGIVPSDLKIPFDPREVIARVVDGSDFDEFKALYGTSLVTGWARIYGHPVGILANARGVLFSAEAQXAAQFIQLANSANTXLLFLHNTTGYMVGKEYEQAGIIKHGSMMINAVSNSTVPHLSVLMGASFGAGHYGMCGRAFDPRFLFSWPSARSSVMXAAQLAGVMSIVGRAAAASSGRDFDEDADAAMRSAVEAQIEAESLPTFLSGKLYDDGIIDXRDTRNVLGLALSAIATTEIKGAEGFGVFRM